A stretch of the Syntrophales bacterium genome encodes the following:
- a CDS encoding sigma-54 dependent transcriptional regulator — translation MSKVLVVDDDSSICETLKLYLTEEGHEVHTALTGTDGLNKVVEVSPDVVILDIRLPDISGFTVLEDLKGDAESAKVIMITAHHDMDTAIKAMKEGAFDYIHKPIDVDELDIAIQKALTTLEMERKINGLLMEPSRDFKVGDIIGTGSAMREIFKTIGIVSQSKTTVLIQGKSGTGKELIAKVIHNSTSSSEPYIAINCSAIVDTLLESELFGHEKGSFTGAISKKLGKFELARYGTVFLDEISEMSINLQAKLLRVLQEMEFERVGGKDRVKVNARIIAATNKDLRKLVREGKFRDDLYYRLNIVSINIPPLRKRGEDIRPLIDYLLKKINRDLHKNVVGVSREMMDIFMKYTWPGNIRELENLLVRAIVITKGQVLGKSDFPDLLEDFPEGENQSERISEGNEKDEDFEICTIDEIEKKHIRRVIKKTGKNKGEICEILGISRPTLERKLEKYGIEFE, via the coding sequence GATGATGACAGTTCTATATGTGAGACCCTCAAGCTATATTTGACTGAAGAAGGGCATGAAGTACATACCGCACTGACCGGCACTGATGGGTTGAACAAGGTAGTTGAGGTTTCGCCTGATGTTGTAATCCTGGACATAAGACTACCGGACATTAGTGGTTTTACTGTATTGGAGGATCTGAAAGGGGATGCTGAAAGTGCCAAAGTGATTATGATTACCGCTCATCATGATATGGATACGGCTATTAAGGCAATGAAGGAAGGGGCTTTTGATTACATTCACAAACCTATTGATGTTGATGAGCTGGACATAGCTATTCAGAAGGCATTAACAACCCTTGAAATGGAGAGGAAAATAAATGGTCTCCTCATGGAACCTTCCAGGGATTTCAAGGTCGGGGATATTATTGGTACAGGCAGTGCGATGAGAGAGATTTTTAAAACCATAGGGATTGTTTCTCAGAGCAAAACAACAGTGCTTATTCAAGGGAAGAGTGGAACTGGCAAGGAACTGATCGCGAAGGTTATACATAATAGCACTTCGAGCAGTGAGCCTTATATAGCGATAAACTGCTCAGCCATTGTGGATACTCTCCTTGAATCTGAACTTTTCGGTCATGAGAAGGGTTCCTTTACGGGAGCGATAAGTAAGAAATTGGGCAAATTTGAGCTTGCCCGTTACGGCACAGTTTTTTTGGATGAGATCAGCGAGATGTCAATAAATCTCCAAGCCAAGCTTTTAAGAGTATTGCAGGAAATGGAGTTTGAGAGAGTTGGCGGGAAAGATAGAGTAAAGGTTAATGCAAGGATAATCGCTGCTACCAATAAGGACCTAAGGAAACTTGTGAGAGAAGGTAAATTCAGGGACGATCTTTATTATCGCCTGAATATTGTGTCGATTAACATTCCTCCCCTGAGAAAGAGGGGTGAGGATATCAGACCTCTTATCGACTATCTCCTCAAAAAAATCAATCGAGATTTACATAAAAATGTTGTCGGTGTATCCCGTGAGATGATGGACATCTTTATGAAATACACCTGGCCTGGAAATATCAGGGAGCTGGAGAATCTTCTGGTTAGAGCCATTGTTATAACCAAGGGGCAGGTTCTCGGAAAAAGTGACTTCCCTGATCTGTTGGAGGACTTTCCAGAAGGAGAAAATCAGAGTGAGAGGATAAGCGAAGGAAATGAAAAAGATGAAGATTTTGAAATCTGTACCATAGATGAGATAGAGAAGAAGCATATAAGGCGGGTTATAAAGAAAACCGGCAAGAATAAGGGTGAAATCTGCGAAATACTTGGTATCTCGCGGCCTACTCTTGAGAGGAAATTAGAAAAGTATGGTATAGAATTTGAGTAA